Proteins from a genomic interval of Salinarchaeum sp. Harcht-Bsk1:
- a CDS encoding HAD family phosphatase, with protein MTEFRAVLFDMDGVLIDTEPHWKDLWRNEVFPDVADGEPSLEDVTGRSYTDSIPDLHENYTLAKEPQHYVDLVERQADDLYAEAADGAPVVHDLFDVVRDRGLAVGIVSSAPPDWIETVVDRFGLGPLDLCQSAFDAPGPGKPEPDVYEYAAAALGLDPAETIVVEDSTNGVRAAAAAGATVIRFEIGVAADAMDEATAVVHDAAELEAVLIDLLDGVQ; from the coding sequence GTGACCGAATTCCGGGCCGTCCTCTTCGACATGGACGGCGTCCTCATCGACACCGAGCCCCACTGGAAGGACCTCTGGCGCAACGAAGTCTTCCCCGACGTCGCGGACGGCGAGCCGTCGCTCGAGGATGTGACTGGCCGGAGCTACACGGACTCGATCCCGGACCTCCACGAGAACTACACGCTCGCGAAGGAGCCACAGCACTACGTCGACCTCGTCGAGCGCCAGGCCGACGACCTCTATGCCGAGGCTGCGGACGGCGCACCGGTGGTCCACGACCTCTTCGACGTCGTCCGCGACCGCGGACTCGCGGTCGGCATCGTCTCTTCCGCACCGCCGGACTGGATCGAGACGGTCGTCGACCGGTTCGGCCTCGGCCCACTCGACCTCTGCCAGAGTGCGTTCGACGCGCCGGGGCCCGGCAAACCCGAGCCCGACGTCTACGAGTACGCCGCCGCAGCACTCGGCCTCGACCCTGCCGAGACGATCGTCGTCGAAGACTCGACCAACGGGGTGCGCGCCGCGGCTGCCGCGGGGGCGACCGTGATCCGGTTCGAGATCGGGGTGGCAGCCGACGCGATGGACGAAGCGACCGCCGTCGTACACGACGCCGCCGAACTGGAAGCCGTGCTGATAGACCTCCTCGACGGCGTCCAGTAG